One region of bacterium genomic DNA includes:
- a CDS encoding 4Fe-4S dicluster domain-containing protein — translation MKETSRRNFLRTTAGALLGSVAAVAFGLIPGRVKRALAGTTVQPEMDLTGYNPREHLYSYIIDLHKCIGCGSCVQACRRENKVPTGFYRTWVERYQKGPESDHAHIDSPNGGLYGFPAATAGVSGVSKAYFVPKMCNHCSEAPCVQVCPFGASFKSPDGVMLVDKERCMACGYCVQACPYAARWINPVTHVADKCTWCYQRITKGLKPACVQACPTGTRRFGDIRDPYDPVTKVLAEERVGMLQPQLLTKPKCYYLGLDKEVR, via the coding sequence ATGAAAGAAACGAGCAGAAGAAATTTCCTGCGAACGACGGCGGGCGCATTGCTCGGCAGCGTCGCCGCGGTCGCCTTCGGCCTCATTCCCGGACGGGTTAAAAGGGCACTGGCCGGCACCACGGTTCAGCCTGAAATGGACCTGACCGGCTACAACCCAAGGGAACACCTTTATTCCTACATAATCGATCTGCACAAGTGTATCGGTTGCGGCTCCTGTGTCCAGGCGTGCAGGCGTGAGAACAAGGTGCCCACGGGGTTTTACCGCACCTGGGTCGAGAGGTACCAGAAGGGACCTGAATCGGACCATGCCCACATCGATTCGCCCAACGGGGGACTTTACGGTTTTCCGGCTGCCACGGCCGGGGTTTCAGGTGTTTCCAAAGCCTATTTCGTTCCGAAAATGTGCAACCATTGCAGTGAAGCGCCGTGTGTCCAGGTGTGTCCCTTCGGGGCATCCTTCAAGAGCCCGGACGGTGTCATGCTGGTGGACAAGGAACGCTGCATGGCTTGCGGCTACTGCGTCCAGGCATGTCCCTATGCTGCCAGATGGATCAACCCCGTCACCCACGTTGCGGACAAGTGCACCTGGTGCTACCAGCGAATCACGAAGGGTCTCAAGCCGGCCTGCGTGCAGGCCTGCCCCACCGGCACGAGGCGTTTCGGCGACATCCGCGACCCCTACGATCCGGTCACGAAGGTCCTGGCAGAGGAGAGGGTCGGCATGCTTCAGCCCCAGTTGCTCACCAAACCGAAATGCTACTATCTCGGCCTTGACAAGGAGGTCCGCTGA